ATCTGGTCTATCCGCACGCGCGCCACTATCCGGCCAAGCTGCGGGTGTTCAACGCGATGATGCGCGCCTGCATGCCGGCGCTGGGCGGCATGCGCCCGCCGACGCCGGCTTCCGCCGGCCTCGGCTGAGCCCCCGCTTGGGGGCCTTCTATCTCAGGCCAGCCCGAGGCGCTTGCAGATCTCGGTGGTGAGCGCGGACTGGTTCATGCTGTAGAAGTGCAGGCCGGGGACGCCGGCGGCGAGCAGCTTCTCGCACAGCTCGGTGACCACATCCAGGCCGAAGGCGCGGATGGCGTCGGCGTCGTCGCCGTAGGACTCGAACTTGCGCCGCATCCAGCGCGGGATCTCGGCGCCGCAGGCATCCGAGAAGCGCGCCAGCTTGGAGAAGCTGCCGATCGGCATGATGCCCGGCACCACCGGCTTGTCGATGCCGAGCTTGCGCACCGCGTCGACGAAGTGCAGGTAGGCGTCGAGGTTGTAGAAGTACTGCGTGATCGCCGAATCCGCGCCGGCGTCCATCTTGCGCTTGAAGGCGGCAAGGTCGTCGGCGGGGGTCTTGGCCTGCGGATGCCATTCCGGATAGGCGGCAACCTCGATGCGGAAGCGCGAGCCGGTCTCGGCGCGGATGAATTCCACCAGCTCGTTGGCGTAGCGGAACTCGCCCGGATCGACCACGCCCGAGGGCAGGTCGCCGCGCAGCGCGACGATGCGCTTGACGCCGGCGTCGGCATATTCGGCAAGGATGGCGCGGATGCTGTCGCGGGTGGAGCCGATGCACGACAGGTGGGGCGCGGCCTCGCTGCCGCTGGCGGCGATCTCCTTGACCGTGGCGAAGGTGCGCTCGCGGGTGGAGCCGCCGGCGCCATAGGTCACCGAGAAGAAGGTGGGCTTCAGCTCGGCGAGCCGGGCCTGCACCGCGCGCAGCTTCTCTGCGCCCTCGGCCGTCTGCGGCGGGAAGAATTCGATGGAAAGTTCAGTCTTGTGCATGTTGCATCCAGATGAAGAATTCGCGGTTGCCGTCGGTGCCGGTGATGGGCGAGTCGTACCAGCCGAGCACCTCCAGCCCGGCAGCCGCGGCGGCCGTGCGCAGCTTGCGCTCGACCTCGGCGTAGCGCGAGGCGTCGCGCACGATGCCGCCCTTGGAAAGCCCTTGCGGGCCGACCTCGAACTGCGGCTTGACCAGCGCCAGGATGTCGCCGTCGGCTGCAAGCAGCGCCGGCCACTGCGGCAGCAGCAGCGTCAGCGAGATGAAGCTGGCGTCGCAGACGATCAGGCCGAAACCGCCCGGCGGGCAGTGCCCGGCCAGATTCGCCGCCGTCAGGTGACGCGCATTGACGCCTTCCAGCGTGATGCAGCGCGGCTCACCCGCCAGGCGCGGGTGCAGCTGGCCGTGGCCGACCTCGACCCCGACCACCGTATCGGCGCCGGCCTGCAGCAGGCAATCGGTGAAACCGCCGGTGGATTGGCCGACATCCAGGCAGATGCGGCCCGTCGGGTCCAGCCCGCTCGCCGCGAGCGCGCCGGCGAGCTTGAGTCCGCCGCGCGACACGAAACGGTCGGCTTCGTCCGCCGTCACCGTCAGCGTCACCGATTCCGGCAGCTCCTGTGCCGGCTTGGTCACCGCCACGCCGTCGGCGCTGACGCGCCCGGCCTCGATCAGCACCCGCGCCGCGGTGCGCGAAGGCGCCAAGCCCTGCTGCACCAGCAACTGGTCGGCACGTGGCAGGCCGCGCGCGACCGCGGCGGGCGCAAGCGGCCGCTCCGCGGCCGGACGGCTGCTGCGGCGGTGGAAGGATTTCATCGCGCGTGCCCTTTCGGCAGAGGACGGGCGGCCCGCAGGCCGCCCGCCGCCGCGATCAGTAGCGGTAGTGGTTGGGCTTGTACGGGCCTTCGACCGGCACGCCGATGTAGTCGGCCTGGGCCTGGCTCAGCACGGTGAGATTCGCCCCGATCTTCTTCAGGTGCAGGCGGGCGACCATCTCGTCCAGTTGCTTGGGCAGCACGTACACGCCGACCGGGTAGTCGCCGGTTTTGGTGAACAGCTCGATCTGCGCCAGGGTCTGGTTGGCGAAGGAGTTGCTCATCACGAAGCTCGGATGGCCGGTGGCGCAGCCGAGGTTCACCAGGCGGCCCTCGGCCAGCAGGATGATGCGCTTGCCGTCCGGGAAGATGATGTGGTCGACCTGGGGCTTGATGTTCTCCCACTCGTACTGGCGCAGGCTGGCGACTTCGATCTCGGAGTCGAAGTGGCCGATGTTGCAGACGATGGCGTTGTTCTTCATCGCCTTCATGTGCTCGTGGGTGATCACGCCGACGTTGCCGGTGGTGGTGACGAAGATGTCGCCCAGCGCAGCGGCGTCTTCCATGGTGACCACGCGGAAGCCTTCCATCGCCGCCTGCAGCGCGCAGATCGGGTCGATTTCGGTAACCCACACGGTGGCGCCGAGGCCGCGCAGCGACTGGGCGCAGCCCTTGCCCACGTCGCCGTAGCCGAGCACCACGCCGATCTTGCCGGCGATCATCACGTCGGTGGCGCGCTTGATGCCATCCACCAGGGATTCACGGCAGCCGTAGAGGTTGTCGAACTTGGACTTGGTGACCGAATCGTTGACGTTGATCGCCGGGAACTTGAGTTCGCCCTTGGCGTGCATCTGGTACAGGCGGTGGACGCCGGTGGTGGTCTCTTCGGTGACACCCTTGATCTGCGCGAGGCGGGTGGAGTACCAGGTCGGGTCGGTCTTGAGCTTGGCCTTGATGCTGGCGAACAGCACGGTCGCTTCCTCGCTGTCCGGCTTGTCCAGCACCGCGATGTCCTGCTCGGCGCGGGCG
Above is a window of Azoarcus olearius DNA encoding:
- the ahcY gene encoding adenosylhomocysteinase; amino-acid sequence: MNTVADIKDYVIADLSLADWGRKEIRIAETEMPGLMAIREEYAARQPLKGARITGSLHMTIQTAVLIETLTALGAEVRWASCNIFSTQDHAAAAIAASGVPVFAVKGESLEDYWDYTHRIFEWKDGGYSNMILDDGGDATLLLHLGARAEQDIAVLDKPDSEEATVLFASIKAKLKTDPTWYSTRLAQIKGVTEETTTGVHRLYQMHAKGELKFPAINVNDSVTKSKFDNLYGCRESLVDGIKRATDVMIAGKIGVVLGYGDVGKGCAQSLRGLGATVWVTEIDPICALQAAMEGFRVVTMEDAAALGDIFVTTTGNVGVITHEHMKAMKNNAIVCNIGHFDSEIEVASLRQYEWENIKPQVDHIIFPDGKRIILLAEGRLVNLGCATGHPSFVMSNSFANQTLAQIELFTKTGDYPVGVYVLPKQLDEMVARLHLKKIGANLTVLSQAQADYIGVPVEGPYKPNHYRY
- the metF gene encoding methylenetetrahydrofolate reductase [NAD(P)H], translated to MHKTELSIEFFPPQTAEGAEKLRAVQARLAELKPTFFSVTYGAGGSTRERTFATVKEIAASGSEAAPHLSCIGSTRDSIRAILAEYADAGVKRIVALRGDLPSGVVDPGEFRYANELVEFIRAETGSRFRIEVAAYPEWHPQAKTPADDLAAFKRKMDAGADSAITQYFYNLDAYLHFVDAVRKLGIDKPVVPGIMPIGSFSKLARFSDACGAEIPRWMRRKFESYGDDADAIRAFGLDVVTELCEKLLAAGVPGLHFYSMNQSALTTEICKRLGLA
- a CDS encoding TlyA family RNA methyltransferase produces the protein MKSFHRRSSRPAAERPLAPAAVARGLPRADQLLVQQGLAPSRTAARVLIEAGRVSADGVAVTKPAQELPESVTLTVTADEADRFVSRGGLKLAGALAASGLDPTGRICLDVGQSTGGFTDCLLQAGADTVVGVEVGHGQLHPRLAGEPRCITLEGVNARHLTAANLAGHCPPGGFGLIVCDASFISLTLLLPQWPALLAADGDILALVKPQFEVGPQGLSKGGIVRDASRYAEVERKLRTAAAAAGLEVLGWYDSPITGTDGNREFFIWMQHAQD